A genomic window from Nomascus leucogenys isolate Asia chromosome 10, Asia_NLE_v1, whole genome shotgun sequence includes:
- the PLEKHF1 gene encoding pleckstrin homology domain-containing family F member 1, with protein MVDHLANTEINSQRIAAVESCFGASGQPLALPGRVLLGEGVLTKECRKKAKPRIFFLFNDILVYGSIVLNKRKYRSQHIIPLEEVTLELLPETLQAKNRWMIKTAKKSFVVSAASATERQEWISHIEECVRRQLRATGRPPSTEHAAPWIPDKATDICMRCTQTRFSALTRRHHCRKCGFVVCAECSRQRFLLPRLSPKPVRVCSLCYRELAAQQRQEEAEEQGAGSPGQPAHLARPICGASSGDDDDSDEDKEGSRDGDWPSRVEFYASGVAWSAFHS; from the coding sequence ATGGTGGACCACTTGGCCAACACGGAGATCAACAGCCAGCGCATCGCGGCGGTGGAGAGCTGCTTCGGGGCCTCGGGGCAGCCGCTGGCGCTGCCAGGCCGAGTGCTGCTGGGCGAGGGCGTGCTGACCAAGGAGTGCCGCAAGAAGGCCAAGCCGcgcatcttcttcctcttcaacGACATCCTGGTGTACGGCAGCATCGTGCTCAACAAGCGCAAGTACCGCAGCCAGCACATCATCCCCCTGGAGGAGGTCACACTGGAGCTGTTGCCGGAGACGCTGCAGGCCAAGAACCGCTGGATGATCAAGACGGCCAAGAAGTCTTTCGTGGTGTCGGCCGCCTCCGCCACGGAGCGCCAGGAATGGATTAGCCACATCGAGGAGTGCGTGCGGCGGCAACTGCGGGCCACGGGCCGCCCGCCCAGCACGGAGCATGCGGCACCCTGGATCCCCGACAAGGCCACGGACATCTGCATGCGCTGCACGCAGACGCGCTTCTCTGCCCTCACGAGGCGCCACCACTGCCGCAAGTGCGGCTTCGTGGTCTGTGCTGAGTGCTCACGCCAGCGCTTCCTGCTCCCGCGCTTGTCCCCCAAGCCCGTGCGCGTCTGCAGCCTGTGCTACCGTGAACTGGCCGCCCAGCAGCGgcaggaggaggcggaggagcaGGGCGCAGGGTCCCCAGGGCAGCCAGCCCACCTGGCCCGGCCCATCTGCGGAGCGTCCAGTGGAGACGACGATGACTCCGACGAGGACAAGGAAGGCAGCAGGGACGGCGACTGGCCCAGCCGCGTGGAGTTCTACGCCTCGGGCGTGGCCTGGTCTGCCTTCCACAGCTGA